In a genomic window of Rhopalosiphum maidis isolate BTI-1 chromosome 4, ASM367621v3, whole genome shotgun sequence:
- the LOC113556261 gene encoding protein eiger — translation MCSAASQKYVSPQHTTLSPQNMYVGGNGFTRNYNMSPSTKQTHVSPISIQMIVLIFSVLLCIFSCLLTVTLSYKWHIDTNQQINRLVGTVEDAIHDLNTFTDIVRNELVAKHVSNTYKDQHKVKTDGNDYEDLEEDYNEGEDRFMGRDLVDNNWPAKTYQANESYKPKNRERRNAVIDAKNIVKNELNSSKNEKPDVEIIQEENTVKTYSRRKSKKMGMLKKKVSVESEDEESYEDFKETRETAAAHFTSDSSKYSTKTHPHYNGNGRLRHPDGDFRDWNQHIWEVPLNSANHLTMNNGKVEILKPGLYFVYAQIYYSDKHDINGYYVMKNEEKVLGCTSTRHQDTQSSDSCYTGGLIYFNANDNLSIRGLDSERFIILDPVKSFFGLFRISRDGKR, via the exons ATGTGCTCTGCTGCGTCCCAGAAGTATGTAAGTCCGCAACATACAACACTAAGTCCTCAAAACATGTACGTTGGAGGCAACGGATTCACTCGTAATTACAACATGTCACCATCTACCAAGCAAACTCATGTATCTCCCATATCAATACAAATGATAGTTCTAATTTTTTCggttttattgtgtatattcaGTTGTCTATTGACTGTTACATTGTCCTACAAATGGCACATCGACACTAATCAACAAATCAATCGACTTGTGGGTACAGTTGAGGATGCAATACACGATTTAAATACCTTCACTGACATAGTTAGAAATGAACTTGTGGCAAAACATGTAAGTAATACATACAAAGATCAACACAAAGTTAAAACTGATGGAAACGACTATGAAGATTTAGAAGAAGACTATAATGAAGGAGAAGATCGATTTATGGGCAGAGACTTAGTGGACAACAATTGGCCAGCAAAGACATATCAAGCAAACGAATCATACAAACCAAAAAACCGTGAGCGACGCAACGCTGTGATTGATGCAAAAAATATAgtgaaaaatgaattaaatag CTCAAAAAATGAAAAGCCTGATGTAGAAATAATTCAAGAAGAAAATACAGTGAAGACCTATAGTCGAAGAAAGTCTAAAAAAATgggaatgttaaaaaaaaaagtatctgTGGAATCAGAAGATGAAGAATCATATGAAGATTTTAAAGAAACTCGAGAAACTGCAGCAGCACATTTTACAAGCGATTCATCAAAATACAGTACCAAAACACATCCACATTACAAtg GAAATGGACGTTTAAGACACCCGGATGGCGATTTTAGAGACTGGAACCAACATATATGGGAAGTACCTCTAAACAGCGCAAATCATCTCACAATGAATAATGGCAaagttgaaatattgaaaccaggactttattttgtttatgctCAA atatattattcagataaacatgatattaatggatattatgttatgaaaaatgaagaaaaagtACTTGGTTGTACTTCAACTCGCCATCAAGATACCCAATCATCAGATTCATGTTATACAGGAGgtctaatatatttcaatgctAATGATAACTTATCCATAAGAGGTTTAGATAGTgaaagatttataattttggatCCTGTCAAGAGTTTTTTTGGACTCTTTAGAATTTCAAGAGATGGTAAAAGATAg
- the LOC113557087 gene encoding trehalase-like isoform X2: MYRCTYSTYLLIMFLDGCLSAQNLLRSPFHSPPIYDICPREFLSGINQLWNKLAKKISLDVKINQDLYSMIYVPNGFFVNMESQNEFNYWDAYWIIKGALICGMETTVKGILQNFLYIIQNYGYVLMGNRIYYVGRSQPPLLIQMMATYYTYTKDEKFITDNIGLLDSEMMFWLKYRTVKVKSIGNTYIMTHYMSDTFDPRPEMYSNDVHIAKSLPTTQDQDEYLRRVKAASESGWGFSSKHFHNRNHYNDFRKTLLKTNPLNFAYVELNSIMQSNSNILSNMYLIANDQVNSDFYKQLAYRYQVGINALLWNEDEKIWLDFDTTIAESRNYFYASNLAPLWTGSYDDKLSEFYGDSAVEYLIRNNIINEDLTPRYICVPTSLYNTGLDWDYFNCWPQLQSMIIFGLRSTKSEKAQKVAFNLASSWVYTNFAGYNMTRTLFEKYSAIKLGSDGEQKPRENYPIGYGVTIGVLFEIFHEWGDKLKN, from the exons atgtatcgaTGTACGTATAGTacatatctattaattatgtttttagatGGTTGTCTTTCAGCTCAAAATCTACTGCGTAGTCCTTTTCATTCACCGcctatttatgatatttgcccaag agAATTCTTGTCGGGAATAAACCAGCTTTGGAATAAATtggcaaaaaaaatatcactagACGTTAAAATTAACCAAGATCTTTACTCAATGATATATGTACCTAACGGATTCTTTGTAAACATGGAATctcaaaatgaatttaattattgggaTGCATATTGGATAATAaaag gagCATTAATATGTGGAATGGAAACTACCGTGAAAgggattttacaaaattttctttatataattcaaaactatGGATATGTATTAATGGGAAATAGAATATACTATGTAGGAAGATCACAACCTCCACTTCTTATTCAAATGATGGctacttattatacatatactaaagatgaaaaatttataactgATAATATTGGG CTCTTAGATTCGGAAATGATGTTCTGGCTAAAATACAGAACTGTTAAGGTAAAAAGTATTGGTAATACTTATATCATGACTCATTATATGAGCGATACATTTGACCCTCGTCCTgaaatgtatag taatgatGTACACATAGCAAAGAGTTTGCCTACTACTCAAGATCAAGACGAATATTTGCGTAGAGTAAAAGCTGCCTCCGAATCTGGCTGGGGATTTTCAAGCAAACATTTCCACAATCGGAatcattataatgattttagaa AGACATTACTGAAAACAAATCCACTGAATTTTGCATACGTTGAATTGAACTCTATAATGCAATCAAACTCCAATATTCTATCAAACATGTATCTCATTGCTAATGATCAAGTTAACtcagatttttataaacaactcGCTTATCGTTATCAAGTCGGAATAAACGCA TTATTATGGAATGAGGATGAAAAGATATGGTTAGATTTTGACACAACGATAGCAGAAAgtcgtaattatttttatgcgtcTAATTTAGCACCTCTGTGGACTGGAAGTTATGACGATAAACTAAGTGAATTTTACGGCGATTCAGCGGTGGAGTATCTaataagaaacaatattataaatgaagatTTAACACCTCGTTATATAT GCGTACCAACGTCTTTGTATAATACTGGTCTGGACTGGGATTATTTCAACTGTTGGCCACAATTACaatcaatgataatttttggATTACGTTCGACTAAAAGTGAAAAAGCACAAAAGGTAGCATTCAATTTAGCCAGTTCGTGGGTGTACACAAATTTTGCGGGATATAATATGACGAGAACTCTGTTCGAaaag TATAGTGCAATTAAATTGGGCAGTGATGGCGAACAAAAGCCCCGTGAAAATTATCCAATAGGATACGGAGTGACAATTGgagtattatttgaaatatttcatgaatGGGGAGATAAATTGaagaattaa
- the LOC113557087 gene encoding trehalase-like isoform X1 gives MYRCTYSTYLLIMFLDGCLSAQNLLRSPFHSPPIYDICPSLIYCQGEFLRTIQLSKVFGSSKIFVDLKMKKLEKRIFTNFCKLNISFNGEIPLSELNKFVTNNFQQHTFDNWLIPDFRNHPTIIEYVQDYTYKEFLSGINQLWNKLAKKISLDVKINQDLYSMIYVPNGFFVNMESQNEFNYWDAYWIIKGALICGMETTVKGILQNFLYIIQNYGYVLMGNRIYYVGRSQPPLLIQMMATYYTYTKDEKFITDNIGLLDSEMMFWLKYRTVKVKSIGNTYIMTHYMSDTFDPRPEMYSNDVHIAKSLPTTQDQDEYLRRVKAASESGWGFSSKHFHNRNHYNDFRKTLLKTNPLNFAYVELNSIMQSNSNILSNMYLIANDQVNSDFYKQLAYRYQVGINALLWNEDEKIWLDFDTTIAESRNYFYASNLAPLWTGSYDDKLSEFYGDSAVEYLIRNNIINEDLTPRYICVPTSLYNTGLDWDYFNCWPQLQSMIIFGLRSTKSEKAQKVAFNLASSWVYTNFAGYNMTRTLFEKYSAIKLGSDGEQKPRENYPIGYGVTIGVLFEIFHEWGDKLKN, from the exons atgtatcgaTGTACGTATAGTacatatctattaattatgtttttagatGGTTGTCTTTCAGCTCAAAATCTACTGCGTAGTCCTTTTCATTCACCGcctatttatgatatttgcccaag TCTAATATATTGCCAAGGCGAATTTCTACGTACAATCCAACTTTCAAAAGTGTTTGGATCGTCTAAAATATTTGTGGacctgaaaatgaaaaaattagaaaaacgtATATTcactaatttttgtaaattgaatataagttttaatggCGAAATACCATTATCagaactaaataaatttgtaacaaaTAACTTTCAACAGCATACTTTTGATAACTGGTTAATACCGGATTTCAGAAATCATCCAACAATCATTGAATATGTACAagattatacatataa agAATTCTTGTCGGGAATAAACCAGCTTTGGAATAAATtggcaaaaaaaatatcactagACGTTAAAATTAACCAAGATCTTTACTCAATGATATATGTACCTAACGGATTCTTTGTAAACATGGAATctcaaaatgaatttaattattgggaTGCATATTGGATAATAaaag gagCATTAATATGTGGAATGGAAACTACCGTGAAAgggattttacaaaattttctttatataattcaaaactatGGATATGTATTAATGGGAAATAGAATATACTATGTAGGAAGATCACAACCTCCACTTCTTATTCAAATGATGGctacttattatacatatactaaagatgaaaaatttataactgATAATATTGGG CTCTTAGATTCGGAAATGATGTTCTGGCTAAAATACAGAACTGTTAAGGTAAAAAGTATTGGTAATACTTATATCATGACTCATTATATGAGCGATACATTTGACCCTCGTCCTgaaatgtatag taatgatGTACACATAGCAAAGAGTTTGCCTACTACTCAAGATCAAGACGAATATTTGCGTAGAGTAAAAGCTGCCTCCGAATCTGGCTGGGGATTTTCAAGCAAACATTTCCACAATCGGAatcattataatgattttagaa AGACATTACTGAAAACAAATCCACTGAATTTTGCATACGTTGAATTGAACTCTATAATGCAATCAAACTCCAATATTCTATCAAACATGTATCTCATTGCTAATGATCAAGTTAACtcagatttttataaacaactcGCTTATCGTTATCAAGTCGGAATAAACGCA TTATTATGGAATGAGGATGAAAAGATATGGTTAGATTTTGACACAACGATAGCAGAAAgtcgtaattatttttatgcgtcTAATTTAGCACCTCTGTGGACTGGAAGTTATGACGATAAACTAAGTGAATTTTACGGCGATTCAGCGGTGGAGTATCTaataagaaacaatattataaatgaagatTTAACACCTCGTTATATAT GCGTACCAACGTCTTTGTATAATACTGGTCTGGACTGGGATTATTTCAACTGTTGGCCACAATTACaatcaatgataatttttggATTACGTTCGACTAAAAGTGAAAAAGCACAAAAGGTAGCATTCAATTTAGCCAGTTCGTGGGTGTACACAAATTTTGCGGGATATAATATGACGAGAACTCTGTTCGAaaag TATAGTGCAATTAAATTGGGCAGTGATGGCGAACAAAAGCCCCGTGAAAATTATCCAATAGGATACGGAGTGACAATTGgagtattatttgaaatatttcatgaatGGGGAGATAAATTGaagaattaa